The Starkeya sp. ORNL1 DNA window GCCTTGAAGAACTCGGCGCCCTCGTCGACCGTCATGTCGAGCACGTCGGCGATCGACTTGTTCTTGAAGGTGACCTCCAGCGTCTCGCGATTGTAGCGCTTGCCCTTGCAGACATCGCATGTGACGTAGACGTCGGGCAGGAAGTGCATCTCGATCTTGATGACGCCGTCGCCCTGGCAGGCCTCGCAGCGTCCGCCCTTCACATTGAAGGAGAAACGCCCCGGGCCGTAACCGCGCGCCTTGGCCTCCGGCAGCCCGGAGAACCATTCGCGGATCGGAGTGAAGGCGCCGGTATAGGTCGCCGGGTTCGACCGCGGGGTGCGCCCGATCGGCGACTGGTCGATATCGATCACCTTGTCGAGATGCTCCAGCCCCTCGATGCGATCATGTGGCGCGGGCGGATCGGAGGCACCGTTCAGCCGGCGGGCCACCGCCTTGTAGAGCGTGTCGACCAGCAGGGTCGACTTGCCGCCGCCGGAGACACCGGTGACCGCAGTGAACAGGCCGAGCGGTATCTCGGCGCTGACGTCCTTCAGATTGTTGCCGCGCGCGCCGATCACCTTGAGCATGCGCTTGGTGTTCGGCTTGCGCCGCTTCGGCACCGGCACGCTCATCTCTCCGGTGAGGTATTTGCCGGTGAGCGAGTCCGGATGGGCCAGGATGTCCGCCGGCGTGCCCTGCGCCACGATCTGGCCGCCATGCACGCCGGCGCCGGGGCCGACATCGACCACATAGTCGGCAGCGAGCACGGCGTCCTCATCATGCTCGACCACGATCACGGTGTTGCCGAGGTCGCGCAGCCGCCGGAGCGTGCCGAGCAGGCGCTCATTGTCGCGCTGGTGCAGGCCGATCGAGGGCTCGTCCAGCACATAGAGCACGCCCGTCAGGCCGGAGCCGATCTGGCTGGCGAGACGGATGCGCTGGCTCTCGCCGCCGGACAGCGTGCCGGAGCCGCGGGCGAGGGTGAGGTAATCCAGCCCGACATCGAGCAGGAAGGCGAGGCGCTCGCGTATCTCCTTCAGGATGCGCACCGCGATCTCGTTCTGCTTGTCGGTGAGCTGGCCGGGCAGCGCGCCGAACCACTCGAGCGCCCCGCGCACAGAGAGCCGCGCGGCTTCACCGATATGGCTGCCGGCGATCTTCACGGCCAGCGCCTCGGGTTTCAGCCGGTAGCCATGGCAGGCGGCGCAGGGCACCGCGGAGAAATACTTGCCGATTTCCTCGCGCGCCCAGTCGCTCTCGGTCTCGCGCCAGCGCCGCTCGAGATTGGTGATGATGCCCTCGAAGGTCTTCGAGGTCTCGTAGGCGCGCATCCCGTCATCATAGACGAAGCGCACCGCGTCCGAGCCCGAGCCGTAGAGAATGACGTTGCGCGCCTTCTCCGGCAGTTCGTTCCACGCTGTGGTCAGCTTGAAGCCGTAATGGCGGGAGAGCGCGTCGAGCGTCTGGCCGTAATAGGGCGAGGTCGACTTGGCCCAGGGCGCCAGCGCGCCCTGCTTCAAGGTGCGCGACTTGTCCGGCACCACCAGTTCGGGATCGATCTTGCTTTCATGGCCGAGGCCGTCGCACACCGGGCAGGCGCCGAACGGATTGTTGAACGAGAACAGCCGCGGCTCGATCTCTGAAATGGTGAAGCCGGAGACCGGGCAGGCGAACTTCTCCGAGAACAATATGCGCCTGGGCGAGCCGTCCGCCTCGGTTTCGTCGGCATACTCCATCACAGCGATACCGTCGGCGAGGCCGAGCGCCGTCTCCAGCGAATCCGCGAGGCGACCGGCAATGTCGGCGCGCACCACGAGGCGGTCCACCACCACGTCGATGTCGTGCTTCAGCTTCTTGTCGAGCGCCGGGGCGTCGGCGATCTCGTGGAAGGTGCCGTCGATCTTGACGCGCTGGAAGCCCTTCTTCTGGAACTCGGCGAGTTCCTTGCGGTATTCGCCCTTGCGCCCGCGCACCACCGGCGCCAGCAGGAACAGCCGGGTCTTCTCCGGCAGCGCCAGCACGCGGTCGACCATCTGGCTGACCGTCTGGCTCTCGATCGGCAGGCCCGTGGCCGGCGAATAGGGCACGCCGACCCGCGCCCAGAGCAGGCGCATATAGTCATAGATCTCGGTGACGGTGCCGACCGTAGAGCGCGGATTCTTCGAGGTGGTCTTCTGCTCGATGGAGATGGCCGGCGAGAGGCCGTCGATCTGGTCGACGTCCGGCTTCTGCATCATCTCCAGGAACTGGCGGGCATAAGCCGAGAGGCTTTCCACATAGCGGCGCTGGCCTTCGGCATAGATGGTGTCGAAGGCAAGCGACGACTTGCCGGAGCCGGAGAGGCCGGTGAAGACGACAAGGCTGTCGCGGGGGATTTCGAGGTCGACATTCTTGAGATTGTGCTCGCGCGCGCCGCGGATCGAGATCACGCGGGCATCGCGGCGGGGAGTGTCCACGCGATCCTTCATTCCGGTCTTTCCTGGGCTCTTCGTTCGGCTCGGCAGATTCTTCATTCCGGCTCGACAGATGGGCCGGACCCGTTCAGGGCATGGCAATGAACTTCGAGACGTCGTAGCGGAAGCTGCGCCGCCCGCTTCACGTTCCGTCGAACTCGCTCATCGCCGTCGAGCCCACAAGATAGTCATCCTGCTGCGCCGCGTCATCACCGCCCGGCCGGCGAATCTCATCCCGGACGCCGGAAGACCGGCTTGCGCCCCATTAAGCACGATGCTAGGAACAGAACAAGAACGATCTTGATCGCCGTTTTCCGTCGCGCGCGCGGGCTCTCGTTGCCCGTGGTGCGGCCGGCGAAGTTGGGTGTGGAAAAGGACGCTGCGGCGGGTCTCGCGCCGGTCGTGGTCGTCTAGGATGGCGGCTCTTGTGGCGCATGGCGCCGACGGTTTGGAGGACGAGATGGCGGGCAGCGTCAACAAGGTGATACTGGTCGGTAATCTCGGCCGCGATCCGGAAGTGCGGACCTTCCAGAATGGTGGGCGGGTGTGCAATCTGCGCATCGCCACGTCCGAGACCTGGAAGGACAAGGCGTCGGGCGAGCGGCGCGAGCGCACCGAATGGCACAGCGTGGTGATCTTCAACGAGAACCTGCTGCGCATCGCCGAGCAGTATCTGCGCAAGGGCACCAAGGTCTATATCGAGGGCCAGCTTGAGACCCGCAAGGCGACCGACCAGTCCGGCGGCGAGCGCTATTTCACCGAAGTCGTGCTGCGCCAGTTCCGCGGCGAACTGACCATCCTCGACAGCAAGGGCGGCAGTTCGGAGTCCGGTGACGACTATTCCAGCGGCGGCGATTTCGGCTCGTCGGGCAGCGGCTTCGGCGGCGGCTCCTCAGGGGGAGGGCGCTCCTCCGGCGGCGAACGCAAGCCCGCGGCGGCCGTCAGCGGTGGTGGCGGCTCACGCTTCGGCGGTGGAAGCAGCGGCGGCGACCTGGATGACGAGATCCCGTTCTGAGCGGTTTGTTCCAAAGGGCGACGCCCTCCCGAGGCCGGCCTCAGGACAAGCCACGTCATCCTGAGGTGCTCGGGCGCAGCCCGAGCCTCGAAGGATGTTGAAGCAGAAGACGGTCATCGGGTGCGTCGTTATCCGGTCAGAAACGCCGCGCGTATCCCGTCCATGACGAACTGCACCGCCAGCGCGGTCAGCACCACGCCGAGCAGGCGAGTGAGGATGGCGTTGCCGGTAACGCCGAGCAGGCGGTTCATGCGCTCGGCAGCGAGATAGACGGCAAGGCACGCGGCCACCACCAAGGCGGTGATGACGAACAGCCCGGCGAGCCGCGTCGGATCGCCCTTGGCCTCGCCGGCCAGCAGCATCATCGCGGTGATGGCGCCAGGCCCCGCCATCAGCGGAATGGCGAGCGGGAACACCGAGAGGTGGTGGAGATGGTGCTCGCGCATCATCGCCTCGGCGTTCTCGCTCTTGCGCTCGGTGCGCCGGCCAAACACCATCTCGAAGGAGATGGCGAACAGCAGCAGGCCACCGGCGATGCGGAAGGCGGGGAGGGTGATGCCGAGCGCCGCCAGGAGCGGCGCGCCGATGGCGCCGAACATCGCCAATATGCCGAGTGCGATGATCGAGGAACGCCACGCGACGCGGCGGCGCTCTTCCGTGGACAGGCCGCTCGTAACGGCCAGGAAGATCGGCGCGAGGCCGGGCGGGTCGAGCACGACCAGCATGGTCACCGCCGCCGAGACGAAATAGTCGAGCATGGTCGCGCCTTCGGATGGTCCGCCGCTTCCCAACGGTCCTGGATCGAGCACCTGATGGTAAGCGTTATGCGCGGGAGAAATATACCGCTGATATCAATTGCGGATCGGGCGGAAAGCATCGGTGCGATGTCTGCAACCACCGGGTCGGCCACGTCGCGGGAACACGCTTTTTGGATGGTAATATAAGGCCGTTTCGCCACGCTTCCGCCACGTTCCGACGAAGCCGTCAAAACATTCTCATAACATATTGATTTAACAGGACTTCTTGAACCCTCGAAACGACCCCTGCGCTGGCGTGCCGTGGCGGAATCGGCTAGAGAGAGCCGACGTTTCGTAGCTTTGGAAAGTACCCTCCGTGTCCGAATCCGACGCCAGCAATCCAGGGGAAGGTGGTCCCTCGGACATCCGGCCTGTCTCGATCACCGACGAGCTGTCGCGCAGCTATCTCGATTACGCCATGAGCGTGATCGTCTCGCGCGCGCTGCCCGACGTGCGCGACGGTCTCAAGCCGGTGCACCGGCGCATCCTGTTCTCGATGCGCGAGAACAACTACACGCCTGACCGCGCCTACAACAAATCCGCCCGCGTCACCGGCGACACGATGGGTAAGTACCATCCGCACGGCAACCAGGCGATCTATGACGCGCTGGTGCGTCTCGCGCAGGAATTCTCCATGCGCCTGCCGCTGATCGACGGCCAGGGCAATTTCGGCTCGGTGGATGGCGATCCGCCGGCGGCCGAACGCTACACCGAGGTGCGGCTGGCGCGTCCGGCCATGGCGCTGCTCGACGACCTCGACAAGGACACGGTCGACTTCCAGGACAATTATGACGGGCGCGAGCAGGAGCCGACCGTGCTCCCCGCCCGCTTCCCGAACCTGCTGGTCAATGGCGCCGGCGGCATCGCGGTGGGCATGGCCACCAATATCCCGCCGCACAATCTCGGCGAGGTGGTCGATGCCTGCATTGCCCTGATCGACGAGCCGGACATGGAGATCGAGCGGCTGCTCGACCTCATCCCCGGCCCGGATTTCCCGACCGGCGCCCTGATCCTCGGCCGCAGCGGCATCCGCCAAGCATACCTCACCGGCCGCGGCTCGGTCGTCATGCGCGCGCGCGCTACCATCGAGACGACGCGGCGCGAGCGCGAAGCCATCATCATCACCGAGATTCCCTATCAGGTGAACAAGGCGACGATGATCGAGCGCATGGCCGAGCTGGTGCGCGAAAAGCGCCTCGAAGGCATCGCCGAGATTCGCGACGAGAGCTCGCGCGAGGGGATGCGCGTCGTCATCGAGATCAAGCGCGACGCGCAGGCTGACGTCGTGCTGAACAATCTCTACCGCATGACGGCGCTGCAGACCTCGTTCGGCGCCAATATGGTGGCGCTGAACGGCGGCAAGCCGGCGCTGATGACGCTGCACGACCTGCTGACCGCCTTCGTCGCCTTCCGCGAGGAGGTGATTAGCCGGCGGACGAAATTCCTGCTGCGCAAGGCGCGCGACCGGGCCCACGTGCTGGTCGGCCTCGCCATCGCAGTGGCGAACATCGATGAGGTGATCCGCACCATCCGCACCTCGCCGGACCCGGCGACCGCGCGCGATTTGCTGATGGCGCGGCATTGGCCGGCCCATGACGTCGCGCCGCTGATCGTGCTGATCGACGATCCGCGCCACCGCATCGCCGAGGACGGCACCTATCGGCTTTCCGCGGAACAGGCGCGGGCGATCCTCGATCTGCGCCTGCAGCGCCTCACCGCGCTCGGGCGCGACGAGATCGCCGACGAACTCGACAAGATCGCGGTGGAGATCCGCGAATATCTGGAGATCCTGGCCAGCCGGGCGCGCATCCGCAGCATCGTCAAGGACGAACTGCTTGCGGTGAAGACCGATTTCAATACCCCGCGCCGTACCGAGATCGTCGAGGCCGAAGGCGATTTCGAGGACGAAGACCTCATCGCTCGCGAGGATATGGTCGTCACCGTCTCGCACGCCGGCTATGTGAAGCGCGTGCCGCTCTCGACCTATCGGGCGCAGCGCCGCGGCGGCAAGGGCCGTGCGGCGATGCAGACCCGCGACGAGGATTTCGTTACCCGGCTGTTCGTCGCCTCGACGCACGCCCCGGTGCTGTTCTTCTCGTCCAAGGGGCAGGTCTACAAGCTGAAGGTGTGGCGCCTGCCCATCGCCGCGCCGCAGGCGCGCGGCAAGGCGCTGGTCAACATCCTGCCGCTCGATGCAGACGAGCGCATCACCTCGATCATGGCGCTGCCGGACGAGGAGGTGTGGAGCGGGCTGCAGATCATGTTCGCCACCACCGGCGGCACGGTGCGGCGCAACGAGCTGTCCGACTTCACCAATGTGAACCGCAACGGCAAGATCGCGATGAAGCTGGAGGAGGGCGAGGCAATCGCCGACGTCCAGCTCTGCAGCACCGCCGACGATGTCTTGCTGACCACGGCCCATGGCCAGTGCATCCGCTTCCCGACCACCGAAGTGCGCGTGTTCAAGGGACGCGATTCCATGGGCGTGCGCGGCATCGCGCTGGAAGGCGACGACCGGGTGATCGCGATGTCGATCATCCGCCATGTCGAGGCCAACTCCGAGGAGCGCGCCGGCTACATCAAGATGGCCAATGCCGTGCGCCGCAGCCAGAGCGGCGCGGAGAACGGTGTCGAAGAGGTCATCGAGACGGATACGGAAGAAGAGGGCGGGGCCGAGGGCGGCGGCTTGTCGGCGTCGATCGACCAGGCGCGCTATGTCGAGATGGGCGCGGCCGAGCAGTTCATCCTCACCCTCTCGGAGAATGGCTACGGCAAGCGGTCTTCGTCCTTCGAGTACCGCATCACCCGTCGTGGCGGCAAAGGCATCGTCGCCATGGCGGTGAATGACCGCAACGGGCCGCTGGTGGCGTCCTTCCCGGTGGAGGAGAGCGACCAGATCATGCTGGTGACCGACGGCGGCCAGCTCATACGCTGCCCGGTGAACGGCATCCGCATTGTCGGGCGCGGCAGCCAGGGTGTCATCGTCTTCGATACCGCCGACGACGAGAAGGTGGTCTCGGTCGAACGCGTTACCGAGGAAGAAGACTCCGAGGCTGGCGAAGCGGCGGACGAGGCCGCGCCGGAGTAAGCGGCGCGGCCCACATGCTGCAACTTTAATTTGTAGCGCGACGGAACCCGGAGGCGGCCAATCGGTTTGGCCGTCCGTAACGGGGACGTTGTCCGATGCCGACCGTGCTCAATACCACCGTGCCAAAGGTGCCTTTGTGGGGTCACGCCGGCGCGCGCCTGCCTTTGCTGGACGACGAGGCGGCCGCGATCAAGCTGGCCGTGTCGCACCTCACCTTTCGCTATGGGCAATTCACGGCGCTGAAGGGCGTCAGCGTACCCATCGCCGCCAACAAGGTCACCGCCTTCATCGGCCCGTCCGGCTGCGGGAAATCCACGCTTTTGCGCGCGCTCAACCGCATGCACGACCTCTATCCGGACCAGCAGGTCGAGGGCGAGGTCTGGATGGGCGGCGAGAACATTCTCGATCCGTCGGTCGACGTGCTCACGCTACGCCGGCGCATCGGCATGGTGATGCAGCGGCCCACCCCGTTCCCGATGTCGATCTACGACAATGTGGCGTTCGGCATGCGCCTGAATGAGGAACTCGACCACTCGGAGCTGGATGAACGCGTCGAGATGGCGCTGCGCCGTGCCGTGCTCTGGGATGAGGTGCGCAACATTCTGCGCCGGAGCGCGCTCAGCCTCTCCGGCGGCCAGCAGCAGCGCCTGTGCATCGCCCGGACCATAGCGGTCAGGCCGGAGGTGATCCTGCTCGACGAACCGTGTTCGGCGCTCGATCCGATCTCCACGGCGCGGGTGGAGGAGACCGTCGAGGAGCTGAAGAGCGACAGCACGGTGGTGATCGTCACCCACAACATGCAGCAGGCGGCGCGGATTTCCGACTACACCGCCTTCCTGTATCTGGGCGAACTGGTGGAGTTCGGCCCCACCGGGCGGATCTTCGCCAATCCGCGCGACGCCCGTACCGATCGCTACGTCACCGGCCGGATGGGGTAGAGCATCTCCCCATCAGATGGAATCATCCGATCGAAGAGGAGTTGCTCCAGCGTATTGAATCTAGAGCACTCATCTGTCGTTCGGATGTTTCCAACCGAATGGAAAGGGCTCTAGAGGCGGTCAGGCGCGCCCGTCAAGAATACCGGCCACCACGGCGCCGGCCTTTTCGCAATCGGCGCGGCTGACGTCGAGATGCGTCACCATGCGCAGCATGCGCGGGCCGAAGGCGAGCAGCAGCACGCCCTGCTGCCTGGCGCGGGCGATCACCTCGGCATCGGGCGGCGCCTCTGGGCGGGTACGGAACACCACGATGTTGCTCTGGACGGTCGCGAGGTCGAAATCGGCGTTGCGGGCGCCGCTAATGTGCTCGCCGATCAGCCGCGCATTGGCGTGGTCCTCGGCCAGGCGCTCCATGTGGTGGTCGAGTGCATAGAGTCCGGCGCCGGCCAGGATGCCGGCCTGGCGCATGGCGCCGCCGAACAGCCGCCGCTGCCGGCGCGCAGCCACCATGTCCTCGCTGTTGCCGGCGATGACACTGCCGACCGGACAACCCAGCCCCTTGGAAAGCGCGATGCTGGCCATGCGAAACGGCGCCGCCAGCTCGCGCGGGGTCTTGCCGGTCGCTACCGCCGCATTGAACAGCCGGGCGCCGTCGAGATAGGTGGTCATGCCGAGCTCGCCGGCCGTGACGCACACGTCTTCGACCAGTGTTTGTGGGAACACCACGCCGCCGCCGCGATTATGAGTGTTCTCGATCACCACCAGCGTGGTCGCCGGAAACACCATGTGGCCGCGCGGCTTGAAGGCGCCGCGCAGTTCGTCCGCGGTAAAGATGCCACTGGTGCCGAGCGCGATGATCTGCACGCCGGCATTGGCCGAGGCGCCGCCCGCCTCGTGCCAGAGCAGGTGGGCCTCACCACCGGTGATGACCTCCTCGCCCGGCCGGGTCAGCACCTTCACGGCGATCTGGTTGGCCATGGTGCCGCTCGGCACGAACACCGCGGCCTCTTTGCCGAGCAACTCGGCGATGCGGGCCTCCAGCGCATTGACCGAGACGTCCTCGCCATATTGGTCGTCGCCGACCGGAGCGTTGGCCATGGCCTGGCGCATGGCGTCGGTCGGGCGGGTGAGGGTGTCGGAACGCAGATCGATCAGACGGTCGGCCACGGGCGCTTCCTCGGCTTGTGGGACGGCGCCGTTCTAGCGGTACGGAGCCGGCGCGCCAATCGCCGTCCGCCGATTGTCATGGCGAGCAGCGATATTGCGAGGAATCGCGGTCGTGGCTAACGCATGGGCATGTCCATGGAGCGGCGAAATGCGGTTACTCCTCTGTCTGGTGCTGCTGGCCGGCATGTTCGCGACATCGGCAGGCGCGACCGACGCCGTCGGCTTCCGCCGCCTGCGCATAAATGATCCGGTCCGGCCGCTCGGTGCCGTGATCGCGCTCGATCTCGGCTTGGCCCGCGGCTTCGATCCCGACAGCCTTGCCCATTTCACCGTTCCGGTGCTGGTGATCGCCGCCGGCAATTCGGGCGAGAATATCCCGGCAGCAATGGAATCCGGCTACCTCGCCGCGCATTTGCCGAAATCGACGACGCGCTTCGTCACCGCTTCCCGCGCCGCGCATTTCAGCTTCCTGCCGCTCTGCAAGCCGGGCGCTGTCGCGCTGCTGGAGACCGACAAGCCCGGCGACGGCATGGTCTGCCGTGACGGCGAAGAGGGGCGCCGCGCTGGCGTGCACCAGGAGACCATTGCGGAGGTGATCCGCTTCCTCGCGGCGCCGCCGAATTAGAGCGCAGAAGCGGGCAAGCTTGCGCACAAGCCATTCCGCAGCTAACCCTTGCGCGCACACAAAGCAGCAGCCCGAGGCACGCCCGCAGGCATGAGCGCACGCATCGCCTTCTATCCCGGCTCGTTCGATCCACCCACCAACGGCCATGTGGAGGTCGCGCGCGCGGCCGCGCGCCTCGCCGACCGGCTGGTGGTCGGGGTCGGGGTGCATCCCGGCAAGGCGCCGATCTTCAACGCGCCCGAGCGGCTCGACATGCTGCGCGAGGTGTTCACCCCCGTCGCCGCCGAGGCCGGCGCCGCGCTCGACTGCGTGACCTTCGACGATCTGGTGGTCGACGCCGCCCGGCGCGAAGGCGCCAGGCTGCTGATCCGCGGGCTGCGCGACGGCACCGACCTTGACTACGAGATGCAGATGGCCGGCATGAATGCCGTGCTGGCTCCGGACGTGCAGACCGTGTTCCTGCCGGCTTCCCCCATTGCCCGTCCCATCACTGCAACCCTTGTGCGGCAGATCGCGGCGATGGGAGGAGACGTTTCCGCATTCGTGCCGCCCGCGGTTCTCGTGCGGCTGCGCGAACGTTTCGGCCGCGGAACTTGATTGCCGGGTGATGCCTGATCGCCGCGCACTATCTGATCCGCTGCGGGCGAGGCGCCCGCGATCCGCTCAACGGAGTTTTCCATGTTCCGACGCCTGATGACCGCCGCGACCCTGCTGCTCGCCCTCGCTCTGCCGGCGGCCGCACAGACCAAGAAGCCGGATCCGCAGAACACCATCATTA harbors:
- the uvrA gene encoding excinuclease ABC subunit UvrA, producing MKDRVDTPRRDARVISIRGAREHNLKNVDLEIPRDSLVVFTGLSGSGKSSLAFDTIYAEGQRRYVESLSAYARQFLEMMQKPDVDQIDGLSPAISIEQKTTSKNPRSTVGTVTEIYDYMRLLWARVGVPYSPATGLPIESQTVSQMVDRVLALPEKTRLFLLAPVVRGRKGEYRKELAEFQKKGFQRVKIDGTFHEIADAPALDKKLKHDIDVVVDRLVVRADIAGRLADSLETALGLADGIAVMEYADETEADGSPRRILFSEKFACPVSGFTISEIEPRLFSFNNPFGACPVCDGLGHESKIDPELVVPDKSRTLKQGALAPWAKSTSPYYGQTLDALSRHYGFKLTTAWNELPEKARNVILYGSGSDAVRFVYDDGMRAYETSKTFEGIITNLERRWRETESDWAREEIGKYFSAVPCAACHGYRLKPEALAVKIAGSHIGEAARLSVRGALEWFGALPGQLTDKQNEIAVRILKEIRERLAFLLDVGLDYLTLARGSGTLSGGESQRIRLASQIGSGLTGVLYVLDEPSIGLHQRDNERLLGTLRRLRDLGNTVIVVEHDEDAVLAADYVVDVGPGAGVHGGQIVAQGTPADILAHPDSLTGKYLTGEMSVPVPKRRKPNTKRMLKVIGARGNNLKDVSAEIPLGLFTAVTGVSGGGKSTLLVDTLYKAVARRLNGASDPPAPHDRIEGLEHLDKVIDIDQSPIGRTPRSNPATYTGAFTPIREWFSGLPEAKARGYGPGRFSFNVKGGRCEACQGDGVIKIEMHFLPDVYVTCDVCKGKRYNRETLEVTFKNKSIADVLDMTVDEGAEFFKAVPAVREKLETLSRVGLGYIHVGQQANTLSGGEAQRVKLSKELSRRATGRTLYILDEPTTGLHFHDVAKLMEVLHELVEQGNTVVVIEHNLEVIKTADWVIDLGPEGGDGGGEIVAAGPPEAIAKEKRSHTGRFLAGVLARRPMKRRSEAAE
- the ssb gene encoding single-stranded DNA-binding protein, with translation MAGSVNKVILVGNLGRDPEVRTFQNGGRVCNLRIATSETWKDKASGERRERTEWHSVVIFNENLLRIAEQYLRKGTKVYIEGQLETRKATDQSGGERYFTEVVLRQFRGELTILDSKGGSSESGDDYSSGGDFGSSGSGFGGGSSGGGRSSGGERKPAAAVSGGGGSRFGGGSSGGDLDDEIPF
- a CDS encoding MarC family protein, which codes for MLDYFVSAAVTMLVVLDPPGLAPIFLAVTSGLSTEERRRVAWRSSIIALGILAMFGAIGAPLLAALGITLPAFRIAGGLLLFAISFEMVFGRRTERKSENAEAMMREHHLHHLSVFPLAIPLMAGPGAITAMMLLAGEAKGDPTRLAGLFVITALVVAACLAVYLAAERMNRLLGVTGNAILTRLLGVVLTALAVQFVMDGIRAAFLTG
- the gyrA gene encoding DNA gyrase subunit A, coding for MSESDASNPGEGGPSDIRPVSITDELSRSYLDYAMSVIVSRALPDVRDGLKPVHRRILFSMRENNYTPDRAYNKSARVTGDTMGKYHPHGNQAIYDALVRLAQEFSMRLPLIDGQGNFGSVDGDPPAAERYTEVRLARPAMALLDDLDKDTVDFQDNYDGREQEPTVLPARFPNLLVNGAGGIAVGMATNIPPHNLGEVVDACIALIDEPDMEIERLLDLIPGPDFPTGALILGRSGIRQAYLTGRGSVVMRARATIETTRREREAIIITEIPYQVNKATMIERMAELVREKRLEGIAEIRDESSREGMRVVIEIKRDAQADVVLNNLYRMTALQTSFGANMVALNGGKPALMTLHDLLTAFVAFREEVISRRTKFLLRKARDRAHVLVGLAIAVANIDEVIRTIRTSPDPATARDLLMARHWPAHDVAPLIVLIDDPRHRIAEDGTYRLSAEQARAILDLRLQRLTALGRDEIADELDKIAVEIREYLEILASRARIRSIVKDELLAVKTDFNTPRRTEIVEAEGDFEDEDLIAREDMVVTVSHAGYVKRVPLSTYRAQRRGGKGRAAMQTRDEDFVTRLFVASTHAPVLFFSSKGQVYKLKVWRLPIAAPQARGKALVNILPLDADERITSIMALPDEEVWSGLQIMFATTGGTVRRNELSDFTNVNRNGKIAMKLEEGEAIADVQLCSTADDVLLTTAHGQCIRFPTTEVRVFKGRDSMGVRGIALEGDDRVIAMSIIRHVEANSEERAGYIKMANAVRRSQSGAENGVEEVIETDTEEEGGAEGGGLSASIDQARYVEMGAAEQFILTLSENGYGKRSSSFEYRITRRGGKGIVAMAVNDRNGPLVASFPVEESDQIMLVTDGGQLIRCPVNGIRIVGRGSQGVIVFDTADDEKVVSVERVTEEEDSEAGEAADEAAPE
- the pstB gene encoding phosphate ABC transporter ATP-binding protein PstB gives rise to the protein MPTVLNTTVPKVPLWGHAGARLPLLDDEAAAIKLAVSHLTFRYGQFTALKGVSVPIAANKVTAFIGPSGCGKSTLLRALNRMHDLYPDQQVEGEVWMGGENILDPSVDVLTLRRRIGMVMQRPTPFPMSIYDNVAFGMRLNEELDHSELDERVEMALRRAVLWDEVRNILRRSALSLSGGQQQRLCIARTIAVRPEVILLDEPCSALDPISTARVEETVEELKSDSTVVIVTHNMQQAARISDYTAFLYLGELVEFGPTGRIFANPRDARTDRYVTGRMG
- a CDS encoding GntG family PLP-dependent aldolase, whose product is MADRLIDLRSDTLTRPTDAMRQAMANAPVGDDQYGEDVSVNALEARIAELLGKEAAVFVPSGTMANQIAVKVLTRPGEEVITGGEAHLLWHEAGGASANAGVQIIALGTSGIFTADELRGAFKPRGHMVFPATTLVVIENTHNRGGGVVFPQTLVEDVCVTAGELGMTTYLDGARLFNAAVATGKTPRELAAPFRMASIALSKGLGCPVGSVIAGNSEDMVAARRQRRLFGGAMRQAGILAGAGLYALDHHMERLAEDHANARLIGEHISGARNADFDLATVQSNIVVFRTRPEAPPDAEVIARARQQGVLLLAFGPRMLRMVTHLDVSRADCEKAGAVVAGILDGRA
- the coaD gene encoding pantetheine-phosphate adenylyltransferase encodes the protein MSARIAFYPGSFDPPTNGHVEVARAAARLADRLVVGVGVHPGKAPIFNAPERLDMLREVFTPVAAEAGAALDCVTFDDLVVDAARREGARLLIRGLRDGTDLDYEMQMAGMNAVLAPDVQTVFLPASPIARPITATLVRQIAAMGGDVSAFVPPAVLVRLRERFGRGT